A window of Amycolatopsis australiensis contains these coding sequences:
- the ppgK gene encoding polyphosphate--glucose phosphotransferase produces the protein MEANRRGFGIDIGGSGIKGALVDLDSGQLIGDRIRIDTPKKSTPSAVADVVHDIVTQAGWDGPVGVTLPAVVKKGVAHTAANIDKQWIGTDADALFAKRLGRGVDQIAMLNDADAAGMAEIRFGDPVARKGVTALLTFGTGIGSAVFQDGKLVPNTEFGHLEIDGHDAEKRAAASVKDNEGLSYPEWAKRVHRYLTVLENLIWPDLFIVGGGVSKKAEKWVPLLDIRTPVLVATLQNNAGIVGAAAAAAEGIQH, from the coding sequence GTGGAGGCGAACCGCCGAGGTTTCGGCATCGACATCGGCGGCAGCGGCATCAAGGGCGCGCTCGTCGACCTGGACTCCGGACAGCTGATCGGCGACCGGATCCGGATCGACACCCCGAAGAAGTCCACCCCGTCGGCGGTGGCGGACGTCGTCCACGACATCGTGACGCAGGCGGGCTGGGACGGGCCGGTCGGCGTGACCCTGCCGGCGGTCGTGAAGAAGGGCGTCGCGCACACCGCCGCCAACATCGACAAGCAGTGGATCGGCACCGACGCCGACGCGCTGTTCGCCAAGCGGCTCGGCCGCGGCGTCGACCAGATCGCGATGCTCAACGACGCCGACGCGGCGGGCATGGCGGAGATCCGCTTCGGCGACCCGGTCGCGCGCAAGGGCGTCACCGCGCTGCTCACCTTCGGCACCGGCATCGGCAGCGCCGTGTTCCAGGACGGCAAGCTCGTCCCGAACACCGAGTTCGGCCACCTGGAGATCGACGGCCACGACGCGGAGAAGCGCGCGGCCGCGTCGGTGAAGGACAACGAGGGCCTCTCCTACCCCGAATGGGCCAAGCGCGTGCACCGTTATCTGACCGTGCTCGAAAACCTGATCTGGCCGGACCTGTTCATCGTCGGCGGCGGGGTCAGCAAGAAGGCCGAGAAATGGGTGCCGCTGCTGGACATCCGCACCCCGGTGCTGGTGGCGACGCTGCAGAACAACGCCGGGATCGTCGGCGCCGCGGCCGCCGCGGCGGAGGGCATCCAGCACTGA
- the cei gene encoding envelope integrity protein Cei: MASGNGIGDRGTRPYRKHKPLPALIVIGVLALGAIIVWVNAAIGKGDVDEAVKCDPPASPPPGVTFSTLPHNALDDRAPVPPDKIAYRVLNASGTRGQGGITTTALRELGFTGAAEPANDPAYEGREAKCRGQIRFGENGVTAARTLSLVVPCAELVQDNRKDASVDLVTGTLFGDIRPRAEARQILAQLSDWSRTHQGGGSNEQSAAAKAPVIDQTLLASARDVEC; this comes from the coding sequence GTGGCGTCGGGGAACGGCATCGGGGACCGTGGGACGCGGCCGTATCGCAAGCACAAGCCGCTGCCGGCGCTGATCGTCATCGGCGTCCTCGCCCTCGGCGCGATCATCGTCTGGGTGAACGCCGCGATCGGCAAGGGTGACGTCGACGAGGCCGTCAAGTGCGACCCGCCGGCCAGCCCGCCACCGGGCGTCACGTTCAGCACGCTGCCGCACAACGCCCTCGACGACCGCGCCCCCGTCCCGCCGGACAAGATCGCCTACCGCGTCCTCAACGCCTCCGGCACCCGCGGCCAGGGCGGCATCACCACGACCGCGCTGCGCGAGCTGGGGTTCACCGGCGCCGCGGAGCCGGCCAACGACCCGGCCTACGAAGGCCGCGAGGCCAAGTGCCGCGGCCAGATCCGCTTCGGCGAGAACGGCGTCACCGCCGCCCGGACGCTCAGCCTCGTCGTGCCGTGCGCGGAGCTGGTCCAGGACAACCGCAAGGACGCGAGCGTCGACCTGGTGACGGGCACGCTGTTCGGCGACATCCGGCCCCGCGCGGAGGCCCGGCAGATCCTCGCCCAGCTCTCCGACTGGTCCAGGACCCACCAGGGCGGCGGCTCGAACGAGCAGTCGGCGGCCGCCAAGGCCCCGGTCATCGACCAGACCCTGCTGGCCTCGGCCCGCGACGTGGAATGCTGA
- a CDS encoding RNA polymerase sigma factor → MAAARTATRGGTKTATAAGEPAEEAATGTAKPAARKTTTRSTTAKKAPAKKAPAKKAATKGPKTEDGEPDGPVDLEDDVELDSPDLSDLEEVEVDVVDETVNDEPDTDSADDDDDDEEADEETPAARRRGAAADKGKGSDNPDFVWDEEESEALRQARKDAELTASADSVRAYLKQIGKVALLNAEEEVELAKRIEAGLYAAERVRTAEEEGEKLVTQMRRDLKWIVRDGERAKNHLLEANLRLVVSLAKRYTGRGMAFLDLIQEGNLGLIRAVEKFDYTKGYKFSTYATWWIRQAITRAMADQARTIRIPVHMVEVINKLGRIQRELLQDLGREPTPEELAKEMDISPEKVLEIQQYAREPISLDQTIGDEGDSQLGDFIEDSEAVVAVDAVSFTLLQDQLQSVLQTLSEREAGVVRLRFGLTDGQPRTLDEIGQVYGVTRERIRQIESKTMSKLRHPSRSQVLRDYLD, encoded by the coding sequence GTGGCAGCCGCAAGAACCGCAACCCGAGGCGGGACGAAGACAGCGACCGCAGCCGGCGAGCCGGCCGAAGAGGCAGCCACCGGGACGGCGAAGCCAGCGGCGCGCAAGACCACCACCCGGTCGACGACCGCGAAGAAGGCCCCCGCCAAGAAGGCGCCGGCCAAGAAGGCCGCGACCAAGGGCCCGAAGACCGAAGACGGCGAGCCGGACGGTCCCGTCGACCTCGAGGACGACGTCGAACTGGACTCGCCCGACCTGTCGGACCTGGAAGAGGTCGAGGTCGACGTCGTCGACGAGACGGTCAACGACGAGCCGGACACCGACTCGGCCGACGACGATGACGACGACGAGGAAGCCGACGAGGAGACCCCGGCGGCGCGCCGCCGCGGCGCGGCGGCCGACAAGGGCAAGGGCTCCGACAACCCGGACTTCGTCTGGGACGAGGAGGAGTCCGAGGCGCTGCGCCAGGCGCGCAAGGACGCCGAGCTGACCGCGTCGGCCGACTCCGTGCGGGCCTACCTCAAGCAGATCGGCAAGGTCGCGCTGCTGAACGCCGAGGAGGAGGTGGAGCTGGCCAAGCGGATCGAGGCCGGTCTCTACGCCGCCGAGCGCGTGCGCACCGCCGAGGAGGAGGGCGAGAAGCTCGTCACCCAGATGCGCCGCGACCTCAAGTGGATCGTGCGCGACGGCGAACGCGCCAAGAACCACCTGCTGGAGGCGAACCTCCGGCTCGTGGTTTCGCTGGCCAAGCGCTACACGGGTCGCGGTATGGCGTTCCTGGACCTGATCCAGGAGGGCAACCTCGGCCTGATCCGCGCGGTGGAGAAGTTCGACTACACCAAGGGCTACAAGTTCTCGACGTACGCCACGTGGTGGATCCGCCAGGCGATCACCCGCGCGATGGCCGACCAGGCCCGCACCATCCGCATCCCGGTGCACATGGTCGAGGTCATCAACAAGCTGGGCCGCATCCAGCGCGAGCTGCTCCAGGACCTCGGCCGCGAGCCGACCCCGGAAGAGCTCGCCAAGGAGATGGACATCTCGCCGGAGAAGGTCCTGGAGATCCAGCAGTACGCGCGCGAGCCGATCTCGCTGGACCAGACGATCGGCGACGAGGGCGACTCCCAGCTCGGCGACTTCATCGAGGACTCCGAGGCGGTCGTCGCGGTCGACGCGGTGTCGTTCACGCTGCTGCAGGACCAGCTCCAGTCGGTGCTGCAGACGCTGTCCGAGCGCGAGGCGGGCGTGGTCCGGCTGCGCTTCGGCCTCACCGACGGCCAGCCGCGCACGCTCGACGAGATCGGCCAGGTGTACGGGGTGACCCGCGAGCGCATCCGGCAGATCGAGTCGAAGACGATGTCGAAGCTGCGTCACCCGTCGCGGTCCCAGGTGCTGCGCGACTACCTGGACTGA
- the glgB gene encoding 1,4-alpha-glucan branching protein GlgB — protein sequence MNAVPEGLPAAAPPAADIDRLLAGSHHDPHSVLGVHQAGKSFAARALLPGAKGVTLRAGEHRYPMEPVIDALFAVAVPEHPGDYRLEVEYDGHTVTADDPYRWLPTVGELDLHLIGEGRHERLWEVLGAHVRSYETPNGVVDGTSFAVWAPNARGIRVIGDFNGWDGRGHAMRSLGSSGVWELFVPGVGAGTCYKFRILGADGNWHEKADPMAFATEKPPATASVVTESVHAWDDAEWVTRREATQWAAAPMSIYEVHLGSWRPGLDYRELADQLGDYLVETGFTHVELLPVSEHPFGGSWGYQVTSYYAPTSRFGSPDDFRYFVDRLHQRGIGVLVDWVPAHFPRDSWALARFDGTPLYEHADPRRGEQPDWGTLVFDFGRNEVRNFLVANALYWLDEFHLDGLRVDAVASMLYLDYSRKDGEWLPNQYGGRENLDAVKFLQELNATVYKRHPGVVMVAEESTAWPGVTRPTHLGGLGFGFKWNMGWMHDTLRYLSHEPIHRAYHHNEMTFSLVYAWSENFVLPLSHDEVVHGKGSLWGRMPGDAWNKAAGLRSLLAFMWAHPGKQLLFMGGEFGQEGEWSEQRSLDWHLLDEPLHRGVQDLLRVLNSVYRSTPALFSQDTSPDGFRWIDANDSSGNVLSFLRVGADGSRLACVANFAGVPHHDYRVGLPAAGRWLEVVNTDAEIYGGSGVGNMGAVEATEEPWHGQPASAVLQLPPAGVLWLIEETPETPELP from the coding sequence GTGAACGCCGTTCCGGAAGGCCTCCCGGCCGCGGCGCCGCCCGCCGCCGACATCGACCGGCTGCTGGCCGGCTCCCACCACGACCCGCACTCGGTGCTGGGCGTGCACCAGGCGGGCAAGAGCTTCGCCGCCCGTGCGCTGCTGCCGGGAGCCAAGGGCGTCACGCTGCGCGCGGGCGAGCACCGGTATCCGATGGAGCCGGTGATCGACGCGCTGTTCGCGGTGGCCGTGCCCGAGCACCCCGGCGACTACCGGCTGGAGGTGGAGTACGACGGGCACACCGTCACCGCCGACGACCCGTACCGCTGGCTGCCCACGGTCGGCGAGCTGGACCTGCACCTGATCGGCGAAGGACGGCACGAGCGGCTCTGGGAGGTGCTCGGCGCCCACGTCCGGTCGTACGAGACGCCGAACGGGGTCGTCGACGGGACGTCGTTCGCGGTCTGGGCCCCGAACGCCCGCGGCATCCGGGTGATCGGCGACTTCAACGGCTGGGACGGGCGCGGGCACGCGATGCGCTCGCTCGGCTCGTCCGGGGTCTGGGAGCTGTTCGTGCCCGGCGTCGGCGCCGGCACCTGCTACAAGTTCCGGATCCTCGGCGCCGACGGCAACTGGCACGAGAAGGCCGATCCGATGGCGTTCGCGACGGAGAAGCCGCCCGCCACGGCGTCCGTGGTCACCGAGTCCGTTCATGCGTGGGACGACGCCGAGTGGGTCACGCGGCGGGAGGCCACCCAGTGGGCGGCGGCGCCGATGAGCATCTACGAGGTGCACCTCGGCTCGTGGCGGCCCGGGCTCGACTACCGCGAGCTGGCCGACCAGCTCGGCGACTACCTCGTCGAAACCGGTTTCACGCACGTGGAGCTGCTGCCGGTGTCGGAACACCCGTTCGGCGGCTCGTGGGGTTACCAGGTGACGTCGTACTACGCGCCGACGTCCCGCTTCGGCTCGCCGGACGACTTCCGCTACTTCGTCGACCGCCTGCACCAGCGCGGGATCGGCGTCCTGGTGGACTGGGTGCCCGCGCACTTCCCGCGCGACAGCTGGGCGCTGGCCCGCTTCGACGGGACGCCGCTGTACGAGCACGCGGACCCGCGCCGCGGCGAGCAGCCCGACTGGGGCACGCTCGTGTTCGACTTCGGCCGCAACGAGGTCCGCAACTTCCTGGTCGCCAACGCGCTGTACTGGCTCGACGAGTTCCACCTCGACGGCCTGCGCGTCGACGCCGTCGCGTCGATGCTCTACCTCGACTACTCCCGCAAGGACGGCGAGTGGCTGCCCAACCAGTACGGCGGCCGCGAGAACCTGGACGCGGTGAAGTTCCTGCAGGAGCTGAACGCGACCGTCTACAAGCGACACCCGGGTGTCGTGATGGTGGCCGAGGAGTCGACGGCGTGGCCGGGTGTCACGCGCCCGACCCACCTGGGCGGCCTCGGGTTCGGGTTCAAGTGGAACATGGGGTGGATGCACGACACGCTCCGCTACCTGTCGCACGAGCCGATCCACCGGGCCTACCACCACAACGAGATGACGTTCTCGCTCGTGTACGCGTGGAGCGAGAACTTCGTCCTGCCGCTCTCGCACGACGAAGTGGTGCACGGCAAGGGATCCTTGTGGGGCCGGATGCCGGGCGACGCCTGGAACAAGGCGGCCGGGCTGCGCTCGCTGCTGGCGTTCATGTGGGCCCACCCCGGCAAGCAGCTGCTGTTCATGGGCGGCGAGTTCGGCCAGGAGGGGGAGTGGTCCGAGCAGCGGTCGCTGGACTGGCACCTGCTCGACGAGCCGCTGCACCGCGGCGTGCAGGACCTGCTGCGCGTGCTGAACTCGGTGTACCGGTCGACGCCGGCGCTGTTCAGCCAGGACACCTCGCCGGACGGCTTCCGCTGGATCGACGCCAACGACTCGAGCGGCAACGTGCTGAGCTTCCTGCGCGTGGGCGCGGACGGTTCGCGGCTGGCCTGCGTGGCGAACTTCGCGGGGGTCCCGCACCACGACTACCGGGTCGGTCTCCCGGCGGCGGGCCGCTGGCTCGAAGTGGTCAACACGGACGCGGAGATCTACGGCGGTTCGGGCGTCGGCAACATGGGCGCGGTCGAGGCGACGGAGGAACCGTGGCACGGCCAGCCGGCGTCGGCGGTCCTCCAGCTCCCGCCGGCCGGAGTCCTCTGGCTGATCGAGGAGACCCCGGAGACCCCCGAGCTCCCGTGA
- a CDS encoding inositol monophosphatase family protein, whose protein sequence is MSDVGVDESLLKSVATQVAADAAELVREAWEGMAKGRSVDVGTKSGATDVVTAVDHESERLVRERLAALRPGEPVLGEEGGGAAGDGVTWVVDPIDGTVNFLYGLPWFAVSVAAQVAGESVAGAIVEPASGRVWSAARGQGAFLDGRRLAVSAPERLEVTLVGTGFAYSPERRRRQSRFAAELLGRVRDIRRNGAASLDLCAVAAGWLDAYVEHGLHRWDWAAGALIAAEAGAAVFVPGAAPELGADATYAAAPSIVDPLRKALADCGAAEV, encoded by the coding sequence ATGTCGGACGTGGGAGTTGACGAGTCGTTGCTGAAAAGCGTCGCTACGCAGGTCGCGGCGGATGCCGCCGAGCTGGTCCGCGAGGCGTGGGAGGGCATGGCGAAGGGCCGTTCGGTGGACGTCGGCACGAAGTCCGGCGCGACCGACGTGGTGACCGCGGTCGACCACGAGTCGGAGCGGCTCGTGCGGGAGCGGCTGGCGGCGCTGCGGCCGGGGGAGCCGGTGCTGGGCGAGGAGGGCGGCGGCGCGGCGGGCGACGGCGTGACGTGGGTGGTCGACCCGATCGACGGAACGGTCAACTTCCTCTACGGGCTGCCGTGGTTCGCGGTGTCGGTGGCCGCGCAGGTGGCCGGCGAGTCGGTGGCGGGCGCGATCGTGGAACCGGCGAGCGGCCGGGTCTGGTCGGCGGCGCGCGGACAGGGCGCGTTCCTGGACGGCCGCCGCCTGGCGGTGTCGGCGCCCGAGCGGCTGGAGGTGACGTTGGTCGGAACCGGTTTCGCGTATTCGCCGGAGCGCCGGCGTCGCCAATCGCGCTTCGCGGCGGAGCTGCTGGGCCGGGTACGGGACATCCGCCGCAACGGCGCGGCGTCGCTGGACCTGTGCGCGGTGGCGGCGGGCTGGCTGGACGCGTACGTGGAGCACGGGCTGCACCGCTGGGACTGGGCGGCGGGAGCGCTGATCGCGGCGGAGGCGGGCGCGGCGGTGTTCGTCCCGGGCGCGGCCCCGGAGCTGGGCGCGGACGCGACGTACGCGGCGGCACCGTCGATCGTGGACCCGCTGCGGAAGGCCCTGGCCGACTGCGGCGCGGCGGAGGTCTGA
- a CDS encoding maltokinase N-terminal cap-like domain-containing protein, with the protein MSDPRALVEDLTGDLKRWLPEQRWFAGKDRPVTGVRPLGVTELVAGDPQLLHVVVEVAQGERREPYQLLVGRRTHPPEIASTSWIGAVGDLNAYEASGDLDVTGVLLDLMAREERVGPLVFEHEPGVQLETGLRARPITSEQSNTSLVYGGQYILKLFRKLTPGKNKDLLLHRALQGVGSKHIAPVLGSITGDLDGEPTTVGMLQQFVSDAVDGWAMATTSVRDLMAAPELHPDEVGGDFAGEAERLGRAVAEVHADLAEALGTEPADAAELERSTKAMLTRLDTIAARVPELAAHAPALQAAFERLRTLPADSVTMQYIHGDLHLGQVLRTVGGWLLIDFEGEPAAPVEERHALRSPLRDVAGMLRSFDYAAQQMLVGQPDDPALAERAHEWSARNRTAFCEGYAAIAADPRDQGELLRAFELDKAVYEVGYEHANRPDWLGVPLASIARITSGEG; encoded by the coding sequence TTGTCCGACCCGCGTGCGCTGGTCGAGGACCTGACCGGTGACCTGAAGCGCTGGCTGCCGGAGCAGCGCTGGTTCGCCGGGAAGGACCGGCCGGTGACCGGAGTCCGCCCGCTCGGCGTGACCGAGCTCGTCGCGGGCGACCCGCAGCTGCTGCACGTCGTCGTCGAGGTGGCGCAGGGCGAGCGGCGCGAGCCCTACCAGCTGCTCGTCGGCCGGCGGACGCACCCGCCGGAGATCGCGTCCACCAGCTGGATCGGGGCCGTCGGGGACCTCAACGCCTACGAGGCGTCCGGCGACCTGGACGTCACCGGCGTGCTGCTGGACCTGATGGCCCGGGAGGAACGCGTCGGTCCGCTGGTCTTCGAGCACGAGCCCGGGGTCCAGCTGGAGACCGGCCTGCGGGCCCGGCCGATCACGTCCGAGCAGAGCAACACGTCCCTGGTCTACGGCGGGCAGTACATCCTCAAGCTGTTCCGGAAGCTGACCCCCGGCAAGAACAAGGACCTGCTGCTGCACCGCGCGCTGCAGGGGGTGGGCAGCAAGCACATCGCCCCGGTGCTCGGCTCGATCACCGGCGACCTGGACGGCGAGCCGACCACGGTCGGCATGCTCCAGCAGTTCGTGTCGGACGCGGTCGACGGCTGGGCGATGGCCACCACCAGCGTCCGCGACCTGATGGCCGCCCCCGAACTGCATCCCGACGAAGTCGGCGGCGACTTCGCCGGCGAGGCCGAACGCCTCGGGCGCGCCGTCGCCGAGGTGCACGCGGACCTCGCCGAAGCCCTCGGCACGGAACCGGCCGACGCCGCGGAGCTGGAACGATCGACGAAGGCGATGCTCACGCGGCTGGACACGATCGCCGCGCGGGTCCCGGAGCTGGCCGCGCACGCCCCGGCGCTGCAGGCGGCGTTCGAGCGGCTGCGCACGCTGCCCGCCGACTCGGTGACCATGCAGTACATCCACGGCGACCTGCACCTCGGGCAGGTGCTGCGGACCGTGGGCGGCTGGCTGCTCATCGACTTCGAGGGCGAGCCGGCGGCCCCGGTGGAGGAGCGCCACGCGCTGCGGTCGCCGTTGCGCGACGTGGCGGGCATGCTGAGGTCGTTCGACTACGCGGCCCAGCAGATGCTGGTCGGCCAGCCGGACGACCCGGCGCTGGCCGAGCGGGCCCACGAGTGGTCCGCGCGGAACCGGACGGCGTTCTGCGAGGGCTACGCCGCGATCGCGGCCGACCCGCGCGACCAGGGCGAGCTGCTGCGCGCCTTCGAACTGGACAAGGCGGTCTACGAGGTGGGCTACGAGCACGCGAACCGGCCGGACTGGCTCGGCGTGCCGCTCGCCTCGATCGCCCGGATCACGAGCGGAGAGGGATGA
- the treS gene encoding maltose alpha-D-glucosyltransferase has protein sequence MAEDARPDAALGLEGVPHTGEAMTADGMLVEPQAEDFRAAQQAPSDPYWFKGAVFYEVLVRAFADSNGDGTGDLRGLAGRLDYLAWLGVDCLWLPPFYASPLRDGGYDISDFRAVLPEFGSVEDFVFLLNEAHRRGIRVITDLVLNHTSDAHPWFQQSRHDPDGPYGDYYVWSDDDSRYADARIIFVDTETSNWTYDPVRGQFYWHRFFSHQPDLNYENADVQNAMIDVLRFWLDLGIDGFRLDAVPYLFEQEGTNCENLPRTHEFLKRCRKVVDDEYPGRILLAEANQWPSDVVEYFGDPAVGGDECHMAFHFPLMPRIFMAVRRESRFPISEILTQTPEIPSGTQWGIFLRNHDELTLEMVTDEERDYMYAEYAKDPRMKANIGIRRRLAPLLDNDRNQQELFTAMLLSLPGSPVLYYGDEIGMGDNIWLGDRDAVRTPMQWTPDRNAGFSSCDPGRIYLPVIMDPVYGYQGLNVEAQSNNASSLLNWTRRMIEVRKQHHAFAEGEFVDLGGSNPSVLAYKRQWRRPDGGEDIVLCVNNLSRFPQPVELDLSAHRGCTPVELTGGVRFPSIGELPYLLTLPGHGFYWFQLTSSGDEGEAR, from the coding sequence ATGGCCGAAGATGCCCGGCCCGATGCGGCGCTGGGGCTGGAAGGCGTGCCGCACACCGGCGAGGCGATGACCGCCGACGGCATGCTGGTGGAACCCCAGGCCGAGGACTTCCGGGCGGCGCAGCAGGCACCGAGCGACCCGTACTGGTTCAAGGGCGCGGTGTTCTACGAGGTGCTGGTCCGCGCGTTCGCCGACTCCAACGGCGACGGCACCGGCGACCTGCGCGGCCTGGCCGGGCGGCTGGACTACCTGGCCTGGCTCGGCGTCGACTGCCTGTGGCTGCCGCCGTTCTACGCCTCGCCGCTGCGCGACGGCGGGTACGACATCAGCGACTTCCGCGCGGTGCTGCCGGAGTTCGGCAGCGTCGAGGACTTCGTCTTCCTGCTCAACGAGGCCCACCGGCGCGGCATCCGGGTGATCACCGACCTGGTGCTCAACCACACCTCGGACGCGCACCCGTGGTTCCAGCAGTCCCGCCACGACCCCGACGGCCCGTACGGCGACTACTACGTGTGGAGCGACGACGACTCCCGCTACGCCGACGCGCGGATCATCTTCGTCGACACCGAGACGTCGAACTGGACCTACGACCCGGTGCGCGGCCAGTTCTACTGGCACCGGTTCTTCTCCCACCAGCCCGACCTGAACTACGAGAACGCCGACGTCCAGAACGCGATGATCGACGTCCTGCGGTTCTGGCTCGACCTGGGCATCGACGGGTTCCGCCTGGACGCCGTGCCGTACCTGTTCGAGCAGGAGGGCACCAACTGCGAGAACCTGCCGCGCACGCACGAGTTCCTCAAGCGCTGCCGCAAGGTCGTCGACGACGAGTACCCGGGCCGGATCCTGCTCGCCGAGGCCAACCAGTGGCCCTCGGACGTCGTCGAGTACTTCGGCGACCCGGCGGTCGGCGGCGACGAGTGCCACATGGCGTTCCACTTCCCGCTGATGCCGCGGATCTTCATGGCCGTGCGGCGCGAGTCCCGGTTCCCGATCTCGGAGATCCTGACCCAGACCCCCGAGATCCCCAGCGGCACCCAGTGGGGCATCTTCCTGCGCAACCACGACGAGCTGACGCTCGAGATGGTCACCGACGAAGAGCGCGACTACATGTACGCGGAGTACGCCAAGGACCCGCGCATGAAGGCCAACATCGGCATCCGCCGGAGGCTGGCCCCGCTGCTGGACAACGACCGCAACCAGCAGGAGCTGTTCACCGCGATGCTGCTTTCCCTGCCGGGCTCGCCCGTTCTGTACTACGGTGACGAGATCGGCATGGGAGACAACATCTGGCTCGGCGACCGCGACGCGGTGCGCACCCCCATGCAGTGGACCCCGGACCGCAACGCCGGGTTCTCCTCCTGCGACCCGGGCCGGATCTACCTGCCGGTGATCATGGACCCGGTGTACGGCTACCAGGGTCTGAACGTCGAGGCGCAGTCGAACAACGCGTCCTCCCTGCTCAACTGGACCCGGCGGATGATCGAGGTGCGCAAGCAGCACCACGCCTTCGCCGAAGGCGAGTTCGTCGACCTCGGCGGGTCCAACCCGAGCGTGCTGGCCTACAAGCGCCAGTGGCGGCGCCCGGACGGCGGCGAGGACATCGTGCTCTGCGTCAACAACCTCTCCCGGTTCCCGCAGCCGGTGGAGCTGGATCTGTCCGCGCATCGCGGGTGCACGCCGGTGGAGCTCACCGGCGGAGTGCGGTTCCCCAGCATCGGGGAGCTGCCGTACCTGCTGACGCTGCCGGGGCACGGCTTCTACTGGTTCCAGCTGACGAGCTCGGGAGACGAAGGCGAAGCGAGGTGA